The sequence AACTCAAACCGGGGGAAATAAATGGCAGCATTTTCTTTTTTTGCCATTGCCGTGAGTTCATCGCGAATAGTGGCATTAGCACTAACGCCGCCGGCAACAACCAGCTTTTTCAGCTGGGTCTGTTGGAGTGCGCGTTTGCACTTGATGCTTAAGGTTCCGGCTACGGCTTTTTGAAAAGCAAAAGCAATGTTGGCTTTATCCTGTCCTGTTTGAGATGTGCTGAGTAAGGTATTCATCGTGAATGTTTTTAATCCGCTAAAGCTAAAATCCAGGCCTGGCCTATCGGTCATAGGTCTGGGAAAGCTATAAACAGGCTGGCCTTGCTCTGCCAATTTGGCTAGTCGGGGACCGCCTGGATAGGGCAGGCCCAGCATTTTAGCCGTCTTGTCGAAAGCTTCTCCTGCCGCATCATCCAGGGACTCACCCAATAACACATAGTTACCCAAGCTTTTAACGGCTACCAGCAGGGTATGTCCGCCTGAAATCAGTAATGCCAAAAAAGGAAAATCGGGCGGGTCTTTTTCCAGTAAGGGAGCTAAAAGATGTGCTTCCATATGGTGAATAGCAATAGCAGGGATGTCCAGGCTCCATGCCAGACTGCGAGCGGTGGTTGCACCCACAAGCAGCGATCCCATGAGTCCTGGTCCGGCCGTATAGGCAATGCCGTTGATGTCATGTTTATCCAGGTTTGCCTCATTCAGGCATTGGTTTATCAAAGGTATCAACTTTCTAATGTGGTCCCTGGAAGCCAGTTCCGGAACAACGCCCCCGTACTCGCTATGCATCTCAACCTGGCTGTAAACAAGGTGATGACAAAGGCCTAATTTCGAATGATAAATTGCAACGGCAGTTTCGTCACAGGATGTTTCTATGCCTAGAGTGTACATATTTTTGAAATAATTAATAAAAAATGTATAATTGAGAGTTTCCTTGTGTCAGAGACTCTTTAGGGGTCTTATTTTTCGATATTATTATACAGGTTAGTAAAATGCCGTCAGTTAAAGTAAAAGAAAACGAACCATTTGACATCGCAATCCGCCGCTTTAAGCGTGCGTGTGAAAAAGCAGGCGTTTTGTCTGAAGTGCGTCGTCGTGAATTCTATGAAAAACCCACTGCCGAGCGAAAACGCAAAGGTGCAGCAGCGATAAAAAGACATTTGAAAAAATTGGCTCGTGAGCGTTATGCACTGAAAAACTTGCGTCGCGGACGCCCACAAATTTAATCTTTTGCGGGAGCAGGCTAGATGGATTTATTAAAAGACCGGATCAGGGAAGATATGAAGGCCGCTATGAAAAGCGGAGCCAAAGTTAAGCTAGGCGTGATACGCTTGATTATGGCTGCAATTAAGCAGCGCGAAGTTGATGAAAGAATAGAATTGGATGATGAGCAGGTTATTCTTGTGCTGGACAAGATGGTCAAGCAGAGAAGAGAGTCAATTCGACAATTTCGTGCCGCAGAAAGAATTGATCTTGCTGAAATTGAAGAGGCCGAAATTGTAGTCATACAAGACTATTTGCCTCAGGCCTTGACAGACGAAGAGATCGATTTAATGATTCGAGAGGAAGTCGAAGCACAAGGAGCGGTATCTATTAAAGATATGGGTAAAGTGATGAATGCTCTTAAGGAGAAGATGCAGGGACGTGCAGATATGGCTCAGGTAAGTATAAAAATAAAAAGTGTCTTGGCGGGATAGTTCCGCCATTCTTACCTCAGGCGGAGTTCCACATAACATATACACAATTTGCCAAGCTGAAAAGCCGGTCTTTTGCGGTTCGAAAATGGTTTGTATGCTTTATGGAATTCCATATTGTTACAGTGGCAGTTGGGCAAAGATCATGCGGTATTTGTGTCTGTTTATTCAGGGAAAGCCTCTTAACTCATTCGAGATATAAGGTGAATGATGTCGGGTAGGATACCTTCCTCGTTTATAAATGACCTTCTGGCGCGGGTTGATATCGTTGATTTGATTGACTCTCGTGTGCCTCTAAAAAAAACGGGGAGCAACTATGTTGCTCGCTGTCCCTTTCATACAGAAAAAACACCCAGCTTTTCAGTCAGTGCCAAAAAACAGTTCTTCCACTGTTTCGGCTGTGGCGCCAGCGGTAACGCGATAACTTTTCTGATGGATTACAATCACCTTGACTTTGTGGAGGCGGTTGAAGATCTTGCCGCATTCGCGGGCATCGAAGTGCAAAGAGAAAAGGATGTCGGCATTGAGCAGCCAGAAAAAAAAGATATCAGTCATCTCTATAATCTGATGGGCAGTGTGGCTGCTTTTTATGCCGAGCAACTGAAACAGAATCCCGAAGCAAAGAAAGCGGTTGAATACCTTAAGGTTCGGGGAGTCAGCGGCGAAATCGCCAAGTCGTTTATGTTGGGCTATGCTCCTGGTGACTGGAATTCATTGTCAGGCCGATACGATACGAAGGATCTCCTCGAAACAGGTATGCTGGTTGCTCGGGATGGGGGTGGGTCGTATGATCGTTTTCGCGGGCGAATCATGTTTCCCATCAGAAATAAACGGGGCAATGTGGTTGGCTTCGGTGCGCGGGTTTTAGATGATACATTGCCCAAATACTTGAATTCGCCTGAAACGTCCCTATTTAGTAAAAGTAATGAAGTTTATGGTCTATATGAGCTATTAAATGCCAAGCAAAAGCCGGAGCGCATATTGATAGTCGAAGGTTACATGGATGTGGTTGCTTTGGCTCAATTTGGTATTAATTACGCAGTTGCAGCGCTCGGTACGGCCATTTCCAAGGCGCATGTTGATCTTTTATTTCGCTTTTCCAAAGAAATTGTGTTTTGCCTAGATGGTGATTCGGCAGGGAGGCAAGCCGCATGGCGCGCCATGGAGTCGGTATTTTCCAGTGTCAAGGACGGTCGGATAGTGAAAATGATGCTGTTGCCGCATCAGCATGATCCTGATTCGTTGGTGCGTGAGGAAGGCGTTGATAAGTTCGAGCAAAGGATGGCTGGCGCGGCAACCTTGTCGGATTATTTTTTCGGGCAATTGACTGCTGATTTGGGGTTGGGGACAGTTGAAGGCCGAGCGCAACTGGTCGAAAAAGCCAAGCGATATCTAGAGTTGTTGCCTTATGGGGTGTTCAGGGAAATGATGTTTGCCAAGCTGGAAACAATGTCGGGTATGGGCTCGCTGGATGTTTTATCAAAAAAAGCTAAACTGAATTTCGGTCGACCGAGAAAAGGCACAGGACAAGTAATGCGCACTTCGCCGGCAAGGGTCGCGCTGGCCTTGCTGGTGCAAAATCCAGAATTAGCGGATTTGCTAGAGCAGGAGGATATGGATTGGAGTCATTTGGATTTTCCAGGTTGCGAGATTTTTCGAGAAATTATGTCCGTTATTCTCAGGCAGAATCCGCCCAATGCGTCCGTTCTTTTGGAGCAGCTAAGAGGGCATCCTGATGAAAAGCTCGTCAATAAGCTGGCCACGATGGAATTATTGGTCCCTGAGGATGGGGTAAAAGCCGAATTTTTGGGTGCGATTAAAGCAATAGTAAGTGGATCCAGAACGATCCGGATTGAAAAATTGATTGATAAGGAGCAAAGCGAAGGATTGGATGAGAGCGAGCGAACGTTGCTAAAAAAATTACTCTCCAGCTCAAATTAGCAATGTAAGCTTAACATAAGGATTTAGTTGTATTATAATTATCGGTTCAGCGGTGTTGAGCTGGATGTTTTCTGTGAGTAAAAGATGAACCAAGAACAGCAGCAATCCCAATTAAAACAATTGATAACTAAAGGCAAAGCGCAGGGCTACCTGACTTATGCCGAAGTGAATGATCATTTGCCTAGTGACATAGTCGATCCAGAGCAAATAGAAGATATCATTGGCATGATCAATGATATGGGGATACAGGTGTACGAGGTTGCGCCTGACGACGACTCATTGATCACTGACAGTGCGGTAACCGATGATGAAGATGACGATGAGGAAGTTGCGGCTCTAGCGTCGGTTGATAGTGAGTTCGGGCGAACAACTGATCCGGTCCGCATGTACATGCGTGAGATGGGTTCAGTGGAATTGTTAAGCCGGGAAGAAGAGCTGAAAATTGCCAAACGGATTGAGGATGGTCAGCAACAAGTTGTTAGAGCGATTGCCCGGTCATGCAAAGTGGTTGAGAGCTTTTTATCGTCTTTCGATTCTATAACGGATGAAGAAGGTGGTACTCGTTTGTCCGATTTAATCAGTGGTTTTGTTGATTTGAGCGAGCCTTCTGAGCAACTGTTGAGTAGCGCTGCTGCAAATGACGACGGTGTTACTGAAGAAGCCGAAGAAGATGAAATCAAAGGAATTGACTTTGAAGAAGTTAAAATAAAAGTAGAAGAGTTAAGGAAGCGATATGATGCTGTTTCGAATGCAATCAATGCCTATGGTTACACTCATGAAAAAGTGATTCCGGCTTTTGATTCGCTGACCGAGAGCTTTATAGAGTTTAAATGGGCACCGCACTATTTAAAGAAATTGACTGCTGTTATTCCTA comes from Methylicorpusculum oleiharenae and encodes:
- the tsaD gene encoding tRNA (adenosine(37)-N6)-threonylcarbamoyltransferase complex transferase subunit TsaD; translation: MYTLGIETSCDETAVAIYHSKLGLCHHLVYSQVEMHSEYGGVVPELASRDHIRKLIPLINQCLNEANLDKHDINGIAYTAGPGLMGSLLVGATTARSLAWSLDIPAIAIHHMEAHLLAPLLEKDPPDFPFLALLISGGHTLLVAVKSLGNYVLLGESLDDAAGEAFDKTAKMLGLPYPGGPRLAKLAEQGQPVYSFPRPMTDRPGLDFSFSGLKTFTMNTLLSTSQTGQDKANIAFAFQKAVAGTLSIKCKRALQQTQLKKLVVAGGVSANATIRDELTAMAKKENAAIYFPRFEFCTDNAAMVAYAGCQRFLADQHDDLCIQARPRWPINELPGVDNKTSSFLPG
- the rpsU gene encoding 30S ribosomal protein S21: MPSVKVKENEPFDIAIRRFKRACEKAGVLSEVRRREFYEKPTAERKRKGAAAIKRHLKKLARERYALKNLRRGRPQI
- a CDS encoding GatB/YqeY domain-containing protein, giving the protein MDLLKDRIREDMKAAMKSGAKVKLGVIRLIMAAIKQREVDERIELDDEQVILVLDKMVKQRRESIRQFRAAERIDLAEIEEAEIVVIQDYLPQALTDEEIDLMIREEVEAQGAVSIKDMGKVMNALKEKMQGRADMAQVSIKIKSVLAG
- the dnaG gene encoding DNA primase translates to MMSGRIPSSFINDLLARVDIVDLIDSRVPLKKTGSNYVARCPFHTEKTPSFSVSAKKQFFHCFGCGASGNAITFLMDYNHLDFVEAVEDLAAFAGIEVQREKDVGIEQPEKKDISHLYNLMGSVAAFYAEQLKQNPEAKKAVEYLKVRGVSGEIAKSFMLGYAPGDWNSLSGRYDTKDLLETGMLVARDGGGSYDRFRGRIMFPIRNKRGNVVGFGARVLDDTLPKYLNSPETSLFSKSNEVYGLYELLNAKQKPERILIVEGYMDVVALAQFGINYAVAALGTAISKAHVDLLFRFSKEIVFCLDGDSAGRQAAWRAMESVFSSVKDGRIVKMMLLPHQHDPDSLVREEGVDKFEQRMAGAATLSDYFFGQLTADLGLGTVEGRAQLVEKAKRYLELLPYGVFREMMFAKLETMSGMGSLDVLSKKAKLNFGRPRKGTGQVMRTSPARVALALLVQNPELADLLEQEDMDWSHLDFPGCEIFREIMSVILRQNPPNASVLLEQLRGHPDEKLVNKLATMELLVPEDGVKAEFLGAIKAIVSGSRTIRIEKLIDKEQSEGLDESERTLLKKLLSSSN